The region AAACCCCGGGACAGGAGTGTCTGGGGCCGGGACGGGGTGACAGCAAGATGTCACCTCCTGCTGCCGGTGCTTGGCTGAGCTCCCTGTCCGTGTCCCGCAGGTCTGCGCTGAGGCGCAAAGCCGCCTTCTCCACGCTCTCCATCCTGGTGGCCCTGCTCATCGCCGGCCAGGCTGTCACCATCTACTTCGTGTACCAGCAGAGCGGGCAGATCAGCAAGCTGACCAAGACCTCCCAGAACCTGCAGCTGGAGGCGCTGCAGAGGAAGCTGCCTGCCAGTCAGTACCCCCATGGGCACCGGAGTGGTGGGAGGTggagggggagaagggatgaaTCCCTCTTGGACCCTCCTGGACCATCCAACCCGGCTGGTGCCCCTCACAATTCTCCTTCCTCGGCAGATGCCAAACCAGTGAATAAGATGAAGATGGCCAAGGCAAACCCGCCTCTGGTCATGAGCGTCCTGCATCCTGCGCCCTTTGGAGACCTTGCGGTAAGATAAGAGATCAccacagcctggcactgcctgctgccctcaggCCTTGCTGCCACGCTCACACTGCCCCTTTGCCTTTTCTCTTGAGATCAAGGCTCCTGCTAGCAACAAAACCGAGGACCAAGTGAAGCACCTGCTGCTGGTAAGGTCCCCTGCTCCACCCCCACCCCACAGCTGTCTCCTGCACTGCTCTGGGCTCTCTTagggtgctcagagctgctgggagctcctgACCTCCTGCCGCGTGTCTGGCTGAAACCAGCAGAGCTCCAAGCCCCACCCCGTCCCCCTCATTGTTCTTTGCCCTCATGGTGGTGGTTGCTCTGCAGCAAGCAGACCCCAGCAGGATGTTCCCGGAGCTGAAGGACAACCTGATGGACAACCTGAAGAGGCTGAGGAGCACCATGACTCACGTGGACTGGAAGGTCAGTgcttgtcactgtcaccctgtcccACCTGCCTTCTGTCCAGGAGTGCTTTGGGGAGGGACTGGGGTATCTCCACCGGGATAAACAAAGCCTGGCTTTAGCCAGACTCGGCATACTCCCACCCCAAAGAAAGGGCTGGTGTTCACCACCTTCCCTGCCCAAGCCAGAGCTCATGACATGGCTCCCCTGGGGTGAACTCCCCCCATGCCCATTAACGTGCTGGACCCTCTCCCTGCAGTCCTTCGAGTCCTGGATGCACAAGTGGCTGCTGTTTGAGATGGCCA is a window of Hirundo rustica isolate bHirRus1 chromosome 14, bHirRus1.pri.v3, whole genome shotgun sequence DNA encoding:
- the CD74 gene encoding HLA class II histocompatibility antigen gamma chain isoform X3, with the translated sequence MADEQRDLISDRGSGVLSVGDTQRSALRRKAAFSTLSILVALLIAGQAVTIYFVYQQSGQISKLTKTSQNLQLEALQRKLPANAKPVNKMKMAKANPPLVMSVLHPAPFGDLAIKAPASNKTEDQVKHLLLQADPSRMFPELKDNLMDNLKRLRSTMTHVDWKSFESWMHKWLLFEMAKNAESEERKTIPAEKGTAAPSTATATADPEEIIFSGVDMLKLNAGKGE
- the CD74 gene encoding HLA class II histocompatibility antigen gamma chain isoform X1 codes for the protein MADEQRDLISDRGSGVLSVGDTQRSALRRKAAFSTLSILVALLIAGQAVTIYFVYQQSGQISKLTKTSQNLQLEALQRKLPANAKPVNKMKMAKANPPLVMSVLHPAPFGDLAIKAPASNKTEDQVKHLLLQADPSRMFPELKDNLMDNLKRLRSTMTHVDWKSFESWMHKWLLFEMAKNAESEERKTIPAEKVLTKCQAEATFGDDQLGRFHPQCDENGDYLPKQCHSSTGFCWCSYKNGTKIEGTVTRGKLDCPGTAAPSTATATADPEEIIFSGVDMLKLNAGKGE
- the CD74 gene encoding HLA class II histocompatibility antigen gamma chain isoform X2, whose translation is MADEQRDLISDRGSGVLSVGDTQRSALRRKAAFSTLSILVALLIAGQAVTIYFVYQQSGQISKLTKTSQNLQLEALQRKLPANAKPVNKMKMAKANPPLVMSVLHPAPFGDLAAPASNKTEDQVKHLLLQADPSRMFPELKDNLMDNLKRLRSTMTHVDWKSFESWMHKWLLFEMAKNAESEERKTIPAEKVLTKCQAEATFGDDQLGRFHPQCDENGDYLPKQCHSSTGFCWCSYKNGTKIEGTVTRGKLDCPGTAAPSTATATADPEEIIFSGVDMLKLNAGKGE